In Bradyrhizobium lablabi, one DNA window encodes the following:
- a CDS encoding (Fe-S)-binding protein yields MQPNSDISFETALAGRVEDMLDACTRCGKCVEACPSVKPAGIADARSEDIISGVLDIVRSGDGPEASRTWAASCMLSGDCIKACDEGVNPRFLLAMARLAIAKADHELPERRRQGVEKYRDLGRDVTVLSQLQLDGEVLERLGQKSASVATPAEAPDFVFYTGCNVLKTPHIALLALDIMDALGVTYQVMGGPSHCCGILQMRAGDIEMSARMGANSIEKLAQSKSGQVISWCPSCYVQFTETTLPTLERQRGARPFEMTPFIRFLGGRLAELTPHLRREVRMRVALHRHPGVAGVMEAATDILQAIPGVELVDLNQPAVGLQSVSLAVLPAFKRELQLGELEAARDAGIDALVTVYHSEHRELCAHERDWPFRIVNILEIVGESMGLNREDRYKQLKIMQDADQIISECRDLIAAHALDAGKARDVVVKAMLGDQPLPLNGGR; encoded by the coding sequence ATGCAGCCGAACAGCGACATCTCCTTCGAGACCGCGCTCGCCGGGCGCGTCGAGGATATGCTCGACGCCTGCACGCGATGCGGCAAGTGCGTCGAGGCCTGTCCGAGTGTAAAACCCGCAGGGATCGCGGATGCGAGGTCTGAGGACATCATCAGCGGCGTGCTCGACATCGTGCGCAGCGGCGACGGACCTGAGGCGTCGCGCACATGGGCAGCCTCCTGCATGCTCAGCGGCGACTGCATCAAGGCCTGCGATGAGGGCGTCAATCCGCGGTTTCTGCTGGCGATGGCGCGGCTTGCCATCGCCAAGGCGGACCATGAACTGCCCGAACGGCGCCGCCAGGGCGTGGAAAAATACCGCGATCTCGGCCGCGACGTGACGGTGCTGTCGCAGCTGCAGCTCGATGGCGAGGTGCTGGAGCGGCTCGGCCAGAAATCGGCGTCGGTGGCGACGCCAGCGGAAGCGCCCGACTTCGTATTCTACACCGGCTGCAACGTGCTCAAGACGCCGCATATCGCGCTGCTGGCGCTGGATATCATGGATGCCCTCGGCGTCACTTATCAAGTCATGGGCGGACCGAGCCATTGTTGCGGGATCCTGCAAATGCGCGCCGGCGATATCGAGATGTCCGCTCGGATGGGGGCGAACTCGATCGAGAAACTGGCGCAATCGAAATCCGGCCAGGTGATCTCCTGGTGCCCGAGCTGCTATGTCCAGTTCACCGAAACCACATTGCCGACGTTGGAGCGGCAGCGCGGCGCGCGGCCTTTCGAAATGACGCCGTTCATTCGCTTCCTCGGCGGCCGGCTGGCCGAGCTGACGCCGCATTTGCGGCGAGAGGTCAGAATGCGCGTCGCGCTGCACCGGCATCCCGGCGTCGCCGGCGTGATGGAGGCCGCAACTGATATTTTGCAGGCCATCCCCGGCGTCGAACTGGTCGATTTGAACCAGCCGGCGGTAGGCCTTCAGAGCGTCAGTCTCGCCGTGTTGCCGGCGTTCAAGCGCGAATTGCAGCTTGGCGAACTAGAGGCCGCGCGCGATGCCGGCATCGACGCGCTGGTCACCGTCTATCATTCCGAGCATCGCGAGCTCTGCGCGCATGAGCGCGACTGGCCGTTCCGTATCGTCAATATTCTCGAAATCGTCGGCGAGAGCATGGGCCTCAATCGCGAGGATCGCTACAAACAGCTCAAGATCATGCAGGACGCCGACCAGATCATCTCCGAATGCAGGGACCTGATCGCAGCGCACGCGCTCGATGCAGGAAAGGCGCGCGATGTCGTCGTCAAGGCGATGCTCGGCGACCAGCCGCTACCCCTGAATGGCGGCCGGTAA
- a CDS encoding AraC family transcriptional regulator, translating to MQQPLRFSTDVLPERDRLAIWREVFGRYVVMAQVEPAGDGGFSQTATLRELPGLSLGSFSSTGYQVTRTKNLVVDGNDNLVLIINSAGRSQFHQLGREAVLASHEGVLMSNAEQGSGIHPGASRHLTISAPRRTLVSMVRDPEAIACRPLPRSEVLRLLISYIQSTDSLSLDSPGLGQAFATHLQDLMVLAIGATSDGEEVARGRGLRAARLVAIKLDIGRSLGRNDLSIGALALRHGVTTRYVQKLFESDGATFTEYVIERRLLEARRMLTDPRFAGHSIGDIALKAGFGDLPYFTRSFRRRFGMTPSDAREQARREPE from the coding sequence ATGCAGCAGCCATTGAGATTTTCCACCGACGTGTTGCCGGAGCGCGACCGTCTCGCGATCTGGCGCGAGGTGTTCGGCCGCTATGTCGTGATGGCGCAGGTTGAGCCGGCCGGAGACGGCGGTTTTTCGCAAACCGCCACGTTGCGGGAGCTGCCGGGTTTGTCGCTAGGCTCGTTCTCAAGCACAGGCTATCAAGTGACCCGAACCAAGAACCTGGTCGTTGACGGCAATGACAACCTTGTCCTCATTATCAATAGCGCCGGCCGTTCGCAGTTTCACCAGCTCGGCCGCGAAGCCGTGCTGGCTTCTCACGAAGGCGTATTGATGTCGAACGCCGAGCAAGGCAGCGGCATCCATCCGGGTGCCTCGCGGCACCTGACGATCAGCGCACCACGCCGCACCCTCGTGTCGATGGTCCGCGATCCCGAAGCCATCGCATGCCGGCCATTGCCGCGATCGGAGGTGTTGCGCCTGCTCATCTCCTATATACAATCCACCGACAGTCTGAGCCTCGACTCTCCCGGCCTCGGCCAGGCCTTCGCCACTCACCTGCAGGACCTGATGGTGCTGGCGATTGGCGCCACAAGCGACGGCGAGGAAGTCGCGCGCGGTCGTGGTCTGCGCGCCGCGCGGCTGGTCGCCATCAAGCTCGACATCGGACGATCTCTCGGCCGCAACGACCTGTCGATCGGCGCGCTCGCGCTACGCCACGGCGTCACGACGCGTTACGTCCAGAAACTGTTCGAGAGCGACGGCGCGACATTCACCGAATATGTCATCGAACGGCGGCTGCTCGAGGCGAGGCGGATGCTTACCGATCCGCGATTTGCCGGTCACAGCATCGGCGATATTGCACTCAAGGCCGGCTTTGGCGATCTGCCCTATTTCACCCGCTCATTTCGTCGCCGCTTCGGCATGACGCCATCGGACGCCAGGGAGCAAGCCCGCCGCGAGCCGGAGTGA